In Haliotis asinina isolate JCU_RB_2024 chromosome 11, JCU_Hal_asi_v2, whole genome shotgun sequence, the genomic stretch GGAGGGAAGAATGGGAGGATGAGGATAATGGGAGGGAAGAATGGGAGGATGAGGATAATGGGAGGGAAGAATGGGAGGGTGAGGATAATGGGAGGGAAGAATGGGAGGGTGAGGATAATGGGAGGGAAGAATGGGAGGATGAGGATAATGGGAGTGAAGAATGGGAGGATGAGGATAATGGGAGGGAAGAATGGGAGGATGAGGATAATGGGAGGGAAGAATGGGAGGGTGAGGATAATGGGAGGGAAGAATGGGAGGGTGAGGATAATGGGAGGGAAGAATGGGAGGATGAGGATAATGGGAGGGAAGAATGGGAGGGTGAGGATAATGGGAGGGAAGAATGGGAGGGTGAGGATAATGGGAGGGAAGAATGGGAGGGTGAGGATAATGGGAGGGAAGAATGGGAGGGTGAGGATAATGGGAGGGAAGAATGGGAGGATGAGGATAATGGGAGGGAAGAATGGGAGGGTGAGGATAATGGGAGGGAAGAATGGGAGGGTGAGGATAATGGGAGGGAAGAATGGGAGGATGAGGATAATGAGAGGGAAGAATGGGAGGGTGAGGATAATGGGAGGGAAGAATGGGAGGATGAGGATAATGGGAGGGAAGAATGGGAGGGTGAGGATAATGGGAGGGAAGAATGGGAGGGCGAGGATAATGGGAGGGAAGAATGGGAGGATGAGGATAATGGGAGGGAAGAATGGGAGGGTGAGGATAATGTGAGGGAAGAATAGAAAGGACGAGGATAATGAGAGTGAAGAATGGGAGGATGGGGATAATGAGAGGGAAGAATGGGAGGATGAGGATAATGGGAGGGAAGAATGGGAGGGTGAGGATAATGGGAGGGGAGAATGGGAAGATGAGGATAATGAGAGGGAGGAACGGGAGGATGGGGATAATCAGAGTGAAGACTGGTAGGATGAGGATAATGAGAAGGAGGAATGAAAAGGATGAGGATTACGAGAGGGAAGAATGGAAGGATGAGGATACTGAGAGTGAAGAATGGGAGGATGAGGATAATGGGGGGGGGAAGAATGGGGGATGAGGATAATGGGATGGAAGGATGGGAGGATGAAGATAATGAGATGGAAGAATGGGAGAATGAGGATAATGAGAGGGAGGAATGGGAAGGACGAGAATAATGAGAGGGAAAAGTGGGAGGGTGAGGATAATGGGAGGGAAGAATGGGAGGATGAGGATAATGGGAGGGAAGAATGGGAGGGTGAGGATAATGGGAGGGAAGAATGGGAGGGTGAGGATAATGGGAGGGAAGAATGGGAGGATGAGGAtaatggggggggggggaagaaTGGGGGATGAGGATAATGGGATGGAAGAATGGGAGGATGAGGATAATGGGAGGGAAGAATGGGAGGGTGAAGATAATGGGAGGGAAGAATGGGAGGGTGAGGATAATGGGAGGGAAGAATGGGAGGGTGAGGATAATGGGAGGGAAGAATGGGAGGATGAGGATAATGGGAGGGAAGAATGGGAGGGTGAGGATAATGGGAGGGAAGAATGGGAGGGTGAGGATAATGGGAGGGAAGAATGGGAGGATGAGGATAATGGGAGGGAAGAATGGGAGGATGAGTATAATGGGAGGGAAGAATGGGAGGGTGAGGATAATGGGAGGGAAGAATGGGAGGGTGAGGATAATGGGAGGGAAGAATGGGAGGATGAGGATAATGGGAGGGAAGAATGGGAGGATGAGGATAATGGGAGGGAAGAATGGGAGGGTGAGGATAATGGGAGGGAAGAATGGGAGGATGAGGATAATGGGAGGGAAGAATGGGAGGGTGAGGATAATGGGAGGGAAGAATGGGAGGGTGAGGATAATGGGAGGGAAGAATGGGAGGATGAGGATAATGGGAGGGAAGAATGGGAGGGTGAGGATAATGGGAGGGAAGAATGGGAGGGTGAGGATAATGGGAGGGAAGAATGGGAGGATGAGGATAATGGGAGGGAAGAATGGGAGGATGAGGATAATGGGAGGGAAGAATGGGAGGGTGAGGATAATGGGAGGGAAGAATGGGAGGGTGAGGATAATGGGAGGGAAGAATGGGAGGATGAGGATAATGGGAGGGAAGAATGGGAGGATGAGGATAATGGGAGGGAAGAATGGGAGGATGAGGATAATGGGAGGGAAGAATGGGAGGGTGAGGATAATGGGAGGGAAGAATGGGAGGGTGAGGATAATGGGAGGGAAGAATGGGAGGGTGAGGATAATGGGAGGGAAGAATGGGAGGATGAGGATAATGGGAGGGAAGAATGGGAGGGTGAGGATAATGGGAGGGAAGAATGGGAGGGTGAGGATAATGGGAGGGAAGAATGGGAGGATGAGGATAATGAGAGGGAAGAATGGGAGGGTGAGGATAATGGGAGGGAAGAATGGGAGGATGAGGATAATGGGAGGGAAGAATGGGAGGGTGAGGATAATGGGAGGGAAGAATGGGAGGGCGAGGATAATGGGAGGGAAGAATGGGAGGATGAGGATAATGGGAGGGAAGAATGGGAGGGTGAGGATAATGTGAGGGAAGAATAGAAAGGACGAGGATAATGAGAGTGAAGAATGGGAGGATGGGGATAATGAGAGGGAAGAATGGGAGGATGAGGATAATGGGAGGGAAGAGTGGGAGAATGAGGATAATGGGAGGGGAGAATGGGAAGATGAGGATAATGAGAGGGAGGAACGGGAGGATGGGGATAATCAGAGTGAAGACTGGTAGGATGAGGATAATGAGAAGGAGGAATGAAAAGGATGAGGATTACGAGAGGGAAGAATGGAAGGATGAGGATACTGAGAGTGAAGAATGGGAGGATGAGGATAATGGGGGGGGGAAGAATGGGGGATGAGGATAATGGGATGGAAGGATGGGAGGATGAAGATAATGAGATGGAAGAATGGGAGAATGAGGATAATGAGAGGGAGGAATGGGAAGGACGAGAATAATGAGAGGGAAAAGTGGGAGGATGAGGATAATGGGAGGGAAGAGTGGGAAAATGAGGATAATGGGAGGGAAGAAGGGGAAGATGAGGATAATGAGAGGGAGGAATAGGAGGATGGGGATAATGGGAGGATGGGAGGATGGGGATAATGAGAGTGAAGACTGGCAGGATGAGCATAATAAGAAGGAGGAATGAAAAGGATGAGGATTATGAGAGGGAAGAATGGAAGGATGAGGATAATGAGAGTATAGAGTGGGGGGATGAGGATATGAGGGACGaatgggggtggggtgtgtgagGATAATGAAAAAGAAGGAAGGATAAAGTTAATTTAGAAAAATAGCGTGATGAAGACGAGGATGAGGATAATGAGAATGAAGAAGGGGAGATTGAGATCATGATGCGAAGGAGGAATTGAAGGTTGAGGAGGTCCTCAGCAGCTAACAGCCGTTACCTTGACTTAACCATAATGCTGATACAGATATGACAGTGGGGATTGATTCTTTAGCGGACTGCTGTAAGTTGTTCAAGGTCATAAATGCCAAACTGTAATTAATTTTGGGCAATTCTAAATTTACGAAATCGGTTTTACAGTCATGAAATTCCAGAACACTCGCATGTTGCACACCATCCCCAGCATATAAAACAATTTCGTAATTTACCGTGACGCAAATTTGGGTATAAGACAGGACGATGGAGCAGGTATGTTTTCTATGCATGTTATAAAGGCTAAGACTGGTTCTATAGTACAAGGAACCTCAAGCTTAAACCTTACACTGGGAATGAATATAAGCTGCTTGAATCCAGAAGGGGGTTATGTGCAGTGTTTagttaaatatataataatgtatTAATTTTATAGTGAGGATGTGtatgtttttatgaaatatataaaaatatgtatatatatgtagaaAGTAAGGTTGGAGGATGGAGGGGAATGGGGATGAGGAGGAGGGGGAGAAAGGGGAGAATAAAGGAAACATGGAGAAAGGAGTATAAAGAGGAAGGTGAGGATAAAGATGGCTAGGAAGGAAGATGAAGACAGATAAGGGAATGGGGTGAAAGAAGGAGACAGGAGTGGATAGTAAGGATGTTGAGAAGGTAAATAAGGAAGGGAACGTTCGCCTAGAAGTCCATCTGCTAAAATTACTCCTAAACATGTGCTTAGAGTGAAGTcccaatgaaaaaaaatattaatcacGACTGAAGTACCCCGGTGTGCAATGACCGAATGATACGGCTGAACCTCTGAAAGGACAGAGGCAGAGAGCCATGGGCAAGATTTGCAAATAGTGGTAAAATCCTGTCAAATGATATATTGCGTATTCGTTGCACATCAATATGAAACGGCACTGAAACAATTGCTAATGAGGATTTAAACAACCTAATGCACGTATATCCCTCAGTGTATCTGAAGTCCTGCAAAATAAGGAAATGCATAAGCATGCTTAACACTTGGTGAACAGTGGGCTTTGTTGCAAACGTCTTTGGAATCAGTCAAAGTGTGATGAGTAGGACATGTGAAACAGCTATGAGACATGAGGATCAGCTACCCAGTGACACGCGGGTGGTCGACAGCGTTCCACCACACACCCGGAAGAGACGTGTTCAGCAAGACGTCTTCACTTCACTGCTGCTCTACATTCAGAGATGCCTTGTGGAACCGAAGTGCAGTAATCATTTCCTCTTATGCATTGAACTTATGCAATGAACCAACGTCACAAGCTGGCGCGTTTAGAATGGACGTTGAGTTCGTTGTTTAAACATACAAGGACTTGAATCCAGTACTCCTCTCAGGTGTCTACTGTTCATACAGCACAGACTATTGAGACTGCGTGTGCCATAGACAAGGAGAAAACCTGCTTCTCGTGGACGATTAAAGTCTGACTCTAGTGTGATATTTGGATACCAACAACAAAATCAATCAATATCGAGCTGTAGGAACTTTTCACGGGTAAACAAATTGCCCCTTGATGGAAAAGAAAAGCATTTGCACAACACGCTTTGGATTCATATTTAAGCAGACACTAACTTTGTTTCCAATGTTGATTCTTCCAGGCTACGGCAGCCCTTCTGCTTCTCCTGTTCTTCTGTCATTCCTGCGTCAGCCAAGGTAAGGTGGTTCCTGTCGCTTACACCCACAGAGCCAAATATCTCTAACAGTAGATTTTTATGAAATGCGAACAACACACTCTGACAGTCCTAAACTGAATTATTCCCACCTGGCCCATCAATACCTATACCGCAATCTCCAGACTACCAGACACAGCGATGGCTGAGTCGGTTTAATCACTGACGACTGGCGACTAGGTGGCCTCACTCTGAAagcgtgggtttgaatcccagattgtACTCAACCCTCAAAAACACTAGATTCTGGACTTAATTGAGAAAAAGTGATCCCAAATATACTATCTATTAAATAAGTGGCACTGTGTATTCCCAACTATCTTTTTACCTGTGAAAAACATCGTTTAAGTAAACAAGGATATGCATATTCAAACGATGGGAGGGGCTGGTTAAAATGCTCCATAATATCGATAAATATCGGCGTAAGgtaaaatataatgaatttaaatactGTGTTGACATGGTAATTTTACTTTTgtgatataaaaaaataatgaaataattgtTTATATAAGcatagcaatattcaaggcGGTCTGAATTATGTAGTCAGTtatgttttgttaacaattcaTGCAACCATGTCAcaaatgtgttcattttgtgGTATGCTTAGTGGTTTCCTTCAATTTCGTCTCCGATATTTACAGATAATCGAGCGACGATTTGTCGGTCTGTATTATTCACATCAACAGCCAGCCACAAAGATGGATATTTGCAACAGTCTATTGTGCATATAGTGTGCACCCTGTTGACATTACATGCAATGCTGTAAATATAAATTAACTAATTATTAAACTCCTTGCATTTGCGTGGCGCAACTCACAATCATGGTGTGCTTTATCAGAAAGTTTAAGGATGGAAACTGTAAGATTGAGCTACAATCATCAGCCTAGACTTGAAAGAAGTGACGGCGGTAGCAGTTTTGATGCTAATATGGAAGACAGTTACTTTTAGACGCTGCAgtaaaagaaaaacattttccCCAAACTAGAAGATTTATGTATACGAACATGAAACAGATGTTGATCTTGTGAGTGGAGGGTTCCAAAAATATTGCTCTTTTGTTACTTTTGCAAGGCTGCTGCTACTATAGTCAGTATGAGAGATGAGGAGAGACCGCAGTAGTCTCACATAAGAATAATTTCTAGTGTTTCAATATGGTGTAGATAGGCACACTGTGTCAAGTGGTGTTTCACAGCTCAGATGCTGATAAAATATCTCTCTCAAGTTGTACCCTTTGTTAGATGCAACGGTTCTTGAATCGCTAGTGGTGAGTGTTTTAAAACTGCGAAGGGCAGAATTCACGACCTCACTCACCTTACTTTGTGTACATTTCTAGCATGATAAACATGACATGCAGCCTTGTTCAGTACTAAGTGATCAATCAGGTCATAATATCTTTGGCAAAGTAAGGAGACGTAACCAGGCCATGCAGAATGAGACCATTCTGTCCAAGCATGGTGATAATTTCCTTTGGTTTTATTGGTAATTCAATTACACCTAACTTTTGGAGTTCCGATTTCTAACCATTCAATTTTGTACAAATTGTCAGTTAAATTCGAGCCAAAAGTCCAGGTTCTGTTGTTCACAAAAGTACAGTTTAGTACTTGCTCTCTTTGTTTGCTGTCTACACCACTTTCAGCTTAGGTAATATGCAATCATATGCAGAAACGGCTGGGTGCAGCACATGTCGCCAGTTTCAGCTGGTAGGCCTAATctctcatcgtatcccaaatgcgcagatcgatgctcatgatgttcatcactggattgtctggtccagacacgattatttacagaccggcgccatctagttggaatattactgagtgcggcgttaaacactaAACCAAGCAGCCTAATGTAAACAGATTGCCTGAtacatagagaatctcacccatgTGTCTACTGTCAAAGTGATATCTGATGTGAtaagttttggatgataaatagtaCCTAAACATCTGTGTTCATGCCTCAGGGACAGATCCATGTAAGAACTACACACTACTTGAGAACATCGAAAATCGCGACCCCAGTACATCAGGACGTCCACTCATTATCAACGACTACAAACTAAGTGCTGGTTGGTATATGGCCCCCGGGCATTGGGAGCTGCTGAACCAGGATCCAGGAGGAACTAATCGATGTGGCACCCAAATCCCAGTCTACAGACAGAGTAAGACCATCACCGTCACTTACTCTTCTCCAATGCATATAGATATGTGTGATGTAGGGTGTTATATAGGGCCAGATGTCCTTACATGGTGTGATTGTGAATGATTACATAGGAATACATGTGTTTACATGGTGTGATTGTGAATGATTACATAGGAATACATGTGTTTACATGTGTGATTGTGAATGATTACATAGGAATACATGTGTTTACATGTGTGATTGTGAATGATTACATAGGAATACATGTGTTTACATGTGTGATTGTGAATGATTACATAGGATCACATGTGTTTACATGGTGTGATTGTGAATGATTACATAGGATCACATGTGTTTACATGTGTGATTGTGAATGATTACATAGGATCACATGTGTTTACATGTGTGATTGTGAATGATTACATAGGATCACATGTGTTTACATGTGTGATTGTGAATGATTACATAGGATCACATGTGTTTACATGTGTGATTGTGAATGATTACATAGGATCATATATGTTTACATGGTGTGATTGTGAATGATTACATAGGATCACATGTGTTTACATGTGTGATTGTGAATGATTACATAGGAATACATGTGTTTACATGTCTGATTGTGAATGATTACATAGGATTACATGTGTTTACATGTGTGATTGTAAGTGATTACATAGGATCACATGTGTTTACATGTGTGATTGTAAGTGATTACATAGGATCACATGTGTTTACATGTGTGATTGTGAATGATTACATAGGATCACATGTGTTTACATGTGTGATTGTGAATGATTACATAGGAATACATGTGTTTACATGTGTGATTGTGAATGATTACATAGGATCACATGTGTTTACATGTGTGATTGTAGGTGATTACATAGGATCACATGTGTTTACATTTGTGATTGTAAGTGATTACATAGGATCACATGGAACTACAAGATGTGATTGTAAGTGAATACATATGTGAATACGAGTTATACGGTGTGAATACTTGTGATCACATTGTGATCACGTGGTGTGATTGTGATACCATATGATCACATTGTTGTTACATCGTGTGCTTGGTTGTTAAAACAATGGTGTGATTGTTTGTGATATCACAGATTTACGATGAAGCCCTGTATTTTCTGATAACACGCATTTATGTTTTCGGTTTCCGGTGATGCATTATCATGTGTTTGTATCACTGTGTTATTTATTCTCCCTTAACGTAAATGGTAGTATTATCAGAAAATACTATCTCGCTGTGTCTTTTCAAGTGTCCATCAAGATCTTCTGAACTGAAAGTGAAAAGTGAGCACAATTTAATCAACCATCGTACTGATATTACATGCACTGAAAGTAGCGTTTTTATTTCCTTTAAGGTAAGAATGGCACCACATCCGTAATGTGCAACAAGGTTGTGGTACGGAACTGTTACAGGCCGTTTGAGATCTCGACGAGGATGTGTGGCACAAAGGAGATATATTATCTCGAGACGTCCCACAGAAGATCAGGATTCTGCTTTTGTAAGTTTTAGATAACTGCCTTATTCTGCTTCATAAAATATGACTCTATTAAAATATCAGGTGTCATTGCTGTGAGCATCCATGCTGCATTTGCAAATGTTGGAAGTATCTTAATTGTATTAACACATTAGGTGTCAATGCTGTGAGCGTTAGAACTGTCTTGATCAATGCTTTAAGTATCAGGCTTGTATTAGATGTCAATGTTGAGAGCATTACTACTATATTGTCCATTTCTGTAAGTATGAGTACTGTTTActggtttgtctaaacctgaAGTCGTGACAATTGTTGAGAAAAGTGAAAGCTTCGTGTTTTCATAATCTACCACCATTTAATCTTGTCACCTGCTATTTTCTGAGATACGACTTGTTTTCATGAATGATTCTGTCAAAAATCGCTTGTTGA encodes the following:
- the LOC137255452 gene encoding cilia- and flagella-associated protein 251-like; translated protein: MGGKNGRMRIMGGKNGRVRIMGGKNGRVRIMGGKNGRMRIMGGGGRMGDEDNGMEEWEDEDNGREEWEGEDNGREEWEGEDNGREEWEGEDNGREEWEDEDNGREEWEGEDNGREEWEGEDNGREEWEDEDNGREEWEDEYNGREEWEGEDNGREEWEGEDNGREEWEDEDNGREEWEDEDNGREEWEGEDNGREEWEDEDNGREEWEGEDNGREEWEGEDNGREEWEDEDNGREEWEGEDNGREEWEGEDNGREEWEDEDNGREEWEDEDNGREEWEGEDNGREEWEGEDNGREEWEDEDNGREEWEDEDNGREEWEDEDNGREEWEGEDNGREEWEGEDNGREEWEGEDNGREEWEDEDNGREEWEGEDNGREEWEGEDNGREEWEDEDNEREEWEGEDNGREEWEDEDNGREEWEGEDNGREEWEGEDNGREEWEDEDNGREEWEGEDNVREE